The Melitaea cinxia chromosome 21, ilMelCinx1.1, whole genome shotgun sequence genome has a window encoding:
- the LOC123664221 gene encoding uncharacterized protein LOC123664221 yields the protein MSQIPQQGFVPEKVQEFNRRTSQDVTESSKRNPQDGSKKEPNQNDTDKPNDKPKPDDKFKAETSSPARQSQDSKNPFSPHFYRSSRPHGHFEMGPRGLDYSPHRVGLEFSNRLRDYGPQRSTSIHGHELTDGPIPMKPEYLGHRSHYGSQIVPGGINHPDVVFRQDYYGQVGFSPPRASRFSSQEYLNAPAQYGRWPDYRAEYRQRRRSQQDLHSIGHSPESGIFLLF from the coding sequence ATGTCTCAAATACCACAGCAGGGTTTTGTGCCTGAAAAGGTTCAGGAATTTAATCGTAGAACATCCCAAGACGTTACCGAGTCGTCAAAAAGGAATCCCCAAGACGGTTCAAAGAAGGAACCCAATCAGAACGATACGGATAAACCGAACGATAAACCCAAACCTGATGACAAATTCAAAGCTGAAACAAGCAGCCCAGCTCGTCAAAGCCAAGATAGCAAGAACCCTTTTTCACCGCATTTTTATAGAAGCAGCAGACCACATGGACATTTCGAAATGGGTCCAAGAGGACTAGACTATTCTCCCCATCGTGTTGGACTGGAATTTTCCAATCGTCTCCGAGATTATGGACCTCAGAGGTCGACTTCGATTCATGGTCATGAGCTAACCGATGGACCTATCCCGATGAAGCCAGAATATCTGGGGCATAGAAGCCATTATGGAAGTCAGATTGTTCCGGGTGGTATTAACCACCCAGACGTGGTCTTTCGTCAGGATTACTATGGGCAGGTTGGTTTTTCTCCACCACGAGCTTCAAGATTTTCATCCCAAGAGTATTTAAACGCTCCAGCGCAGTATGGGAGATGGCCAGACTACAGAGCAGAATATAGACAACGTCGAAGATCTCAGCAAGATCTCCATTCTATTGGACATAGCCCAGAATCaggtatttttctattattttag